In Thalassotalea sp. Sam97, a single window of DNA contains:
- the rraA gene encoding ribonuclease E activity regulator RraA: MQYNTSELCNLYGDSIDVLEPLLSNYGGRTSFGGSVVTIKCFESNGLISTTIEQDGTGKVLVIDGGGSNRRALIDSYIAETAEKNGWEGIVCYGSVREVDQLEDIEIGIQAMLSIPVGADDTDVGEVDVAVNFAGVTILPDDHIYADNTGIILSQDPLDIE; this comes from the coding sequence ATGCAATACAACACGTCTGAATTATGCAACTTGTACGGCGATTCAATTGACGTACTTGAACCCCTATTAAGTAACTACGGCGGTCGCACATCGTTTGGCGGTAGCGTGGTTACCATTAAGTGCTTTGAGTCTAATGGCTTAATTAGCACGACCATTGAACAAGACGGCACCGGTAAAGTGTTGGTCATTGATGGCGGTGGTTCAAATCGACGTGCTTTAATTGATTCATATATTGCCGAAACCGCAGAAAAAAACGGCTGGGAAGGTATTGTTTGCTACGGCAGCGTGCGAGAAGTAGACCAATTGGAAGACATTGAAATAGGCATTCAAGCTATGCTGTCGATTCCTGTTGGTGCTGATGATACGGATGTAGGCGAAGTCGATGTCGCTGTTAACTTTGCCGGCGTTACCATATTACCTGACGATCATATTTATGCCGATAATACCGGTATTATTTTATCGCAAGACCCTCTCGATATTGAATAA
- a CDS encoding DUF3541 domain-containing protein yields the protein MPKSTLTIKANVVNNTCRQIRMFVILLSCCCLLLSCHSNQTLLTVDAKLPANSIHQAATKSVSYQQVATRIQHTFEQHLYQLPPRIQGHYAIRLYRLTGDKKYLSAALYDYYVVNDRLHAIVSNLDKPNYITDKSAQLISQLSLGKRGKARRLALKPFPEFIFYADALLRYAARLNEFGIDVPEAVRNALASYDFLPALTNQAMIHAWAAQLANYVYWLDQLGIVDHRQRYQQAFIAAYPDHNDHALSRWQFHNKLYGLTHFIFAASRYYQQHLELSKFSWVLNYFTRNQQRIVEQASADIIAEVGLSYLLLKQHQHPMVSISKDSLIQAFDPTVGLIPSVSGKAELASAEHRNVLALMLLSWPQTLHQGPHFEQLPSIDGLLPEHVFNNTNRGNGER from the coding sequence ATGCCAAAGAGCACTTTAACGATTAAAGCCAACGTAGTTAACAACACGTGCCGACAAATACGCATGTTTGTCATACTGCTAAGTTGCTGCTGTCTTTTGCTAAGCTGTCATAGTAATCAAACATTGCTCACTGTAGATGCTAAGTTACCTGCCAATAGCATTCATCAAGCTGCTACGAAATCAGTATCTTACCAGCAAGTTGCGACACGTATTCAACATACATTCGAGCAGCATTTATATCAGTTACCGCCGCGTATTCAAGGGCATTATGCCATTCGCTTGTATCGGCTAACCGGTGACAAAAAATACTTATCTGCAGCGCTCTATGATTACTATGTTGTTAACGACCGCCTGCATGCTATCGTTAGTAACCTTGATAAGCCTAACTACATAACCGATAAAAGTGCGCAGTTAATCAGTCAGCTAAGCCTTGGCAAACGTGGCAAGGCAAGACGCCTAGCGCTGAAACCATTTCCAGAATTTATCTTTTATGCCGATGCCCTACTGCGCTACGCTGCTCGTCTCAATGAATTTGGTATCGACGTGCCTGAGGCTGTGCGAAATGCCCTAGCCTCTTACGATTTTTTACCTGCACTGACCAATCAAGCGATGATCCATGCGTGGGCTGCGCAGTTAGCCAACTATGTGTATTGGCTCGATCAACTAGGCATCGTCGATCATCGCCAGCGATATCAACAAGCGTTTATAGCCGCCTATCCGGATCATAACGATCATGCCTTATCACGATGGCAATTTCACAACAAGCTCTACGGCTTAACCCATTTTATTTTTGCCGCCTCACGCTATTACCAGCAACATCTTGAGTTATCAAAATTTTCATGGGTCTTAAATTACTTTACCCGTAATCAGCAGCGGATCGTAGAACAGGCGAGCGCCGATATCATCGCCGAAGTGGGTTTAAGCTATTTGTTGCTGAAACAGCATCAGCATCCTATGGTTAGTATCAGTAAAGATTCGTTAATTCAGGCATTTGATCCGACCGTTGGCTTAATCCCGAGCGTCTCTGGTAAAGCGGAGCTTGCCTCAGCAGAGCACCGCAATGTATTAGCCTTGATGCTACTAAGCTGGCCCCAAACGCTTCACCAAGGGCCCCACTTTGAACAACTGCCAAGTATCGACGGGCTATTACCTGAACACGTTTTTAATAATACCAATCGCGGTAACGGAGAGCGTTAA
- a CDS encoding DUF3541 domain-containing protein, translating to MSHKFVLVASLLLLFSFMILTKSDNMAYAQADHNRYQETANRIRANYDSNFMMLTDKAQNHYATRMYRFTGEYYYAQQVVDEVLQISARLNTYAVNIQSKSWRLIKAQEMIDELPLTRRGTLRKKALKNTADKRFAMHLIYQMAKLDEYGLQHPSHDLFVAYLKQAELYELMMSSDFIKAYAAQAANYVYWLKQLDIFDWRESFHSAFQFTYPDKRDDKLDRHEFNNKLYGLTHIILADSHYYQRPVSAGKHRWILKYFQQQQQRILAYAKEDILAEIGLCYLLAGLNNHPTLTAVKKHINGAVDNNKNMILSLSGSDNLSHGEHRNVLAYAVLNWPSVIYPGPKLLDYEDLRNQLPLMYR from the coding sequence ATGTCTCATAAATTTGTTTTGGTAGCATCGCTACTACTGTTATTTAGTTTCATGATTTTGACAAAAAGCGATAACATGGCATATGCACAAGCCGACCATAACCGTTATCAAGAGACCGCGAACCGCATTCGCGCTAATTATGATAGCAACTTCATGATGCTAACCGATAAAGCACAAAATCATTATGCGACACGCATGTATCGTTTTACCGGTGAATATTACTATGCTCAGCAAGTTGTCGATGAAGTGCTACAAATCAGTGCTCGCCTAAATACTTACGCTGTAAATATACAAAGTAAGTCATGGCGCTTAATCAAAGCACAAGAGATGATTGACGAGTTACCGTTAACACGCCGTGGCACCTTACGAAAGAAAGCCCTAAAAAACACCGCAGATAAGCGTTTTGCCATGCACCTTATTTATCAAATGGCCAAACTTGACGAATATGGCTTGCAACATCCGTCACATGATCTGTTTGTCGCTTATCTTAAGCAAGCGGAGCTTTATGAGCTAATGATGTCGAGTGACTTCATTAAGGCTTATGCGGCACAAGCAGCTAATTATGTATATTGGTTAAAACAACTTGATATTTTTGATTGGCGAGAGAGTTTTCATTCTGCATTTCAATTTACCTACCCAGATAAGCGTGATGACAAACTCGACCGTCATGAATTTAACAATAAACTGTATGGCTTAACCCACATCATATTGGCAGACAGCCACTATTATCAACGCCCGGTTTCGGCGGGCAAACATCGCTGGATATTAAAGTACTTTCAGCAGCAACAGCAGCGTATTTTAGCTTATGCTAAAGAAGATATTCTGGCCGAAATCGGCTTGTGTTATTTACTTGCGGGGCTCAATAACCACCCCACACTCACAGCGGTGAAAAAACATATCAATGGAGCTGTTGATAACAACAAAAACATGATTTTATCTTTGAGTGGTAGCGATAATCTCAGTCACGGAGAGCATCGTAATGTGTTAGCCTATGCGGTACTCAACTGGCCAAGTGTTATCTATCCTGGTCCAAAGTTATTAGATTATGAAGATTTACGTAATCAACTACCTTTAATGTATCGATAA